One genomic window of Prochlorococcus sp. MIT 0801 includes the following:
- the hemE gene encoding uroporphyrinogen decarboxylase produces MNETTPLLLRAARGENVERPPVWMMRQAGRYMKVYRDLRDNHPSFRERSENPDLSYEISMQPFKAFQPDGVILFSDILTPLPGMGINFDIVESKGPLINDPIRSLKQVKDLKPLQPEESMSFVGEVLGRLRESVGNKAAVLGFVGAPWTLAAYVVEGKSSKNYAVIKAMAFQEPELLHQLLNHFAESIANYLSYQIQSGAQVVQMFDSWAGQLSPQDYDEFAAPYQQKVVNLVKEKHPDTPMILYISGSAGVLERMGQTGVDIVSLDWTVDMADGLKRLPQAVGVQGNVDPGLLFGTPDAIRSRIVDVVRKAKGRKHILNLGHGILPGTPEENARVFFEAGKNVNELIKVSS; encoded by the coding sequence ATGAACGAAACTACTCCTTTACTACTCCGTGCAGCTCGCGGAGAAAATGTTGAAAGGCCCCCAGTTTGGATGATGAGACAAGCGGGTAGATACATGAAGGTATATCGCGACCTTCGTGATAATCATCCAAGCTTCAGGGAAAGATCCGAAAACCCCGATCTTTCTTATGAAATTTCAATGCAACCTTTTAAAGCTTTTCAACCAGATGGAGTGATACTTTTTTCAGACATCTTGACTCCTCTACCTGGGATGGGAATTAACTTTGACATCGTTGAAAGTAAAGGACCCTTAATAAATGACCCAATAAGAAGCCTCAAACAGGTTAAAGACCTTAAACCCCTTCAACCAGAAGAAAGCATGTCTTTTGTTGGGGAAGTCCTTGGAAGGCTAAGGGAAAGCGTTGGGAACAAAGCTGCAGTTCTTGGTTTTGTAGGTGCTCCTTGGACTCTTGCTGCATATGTTGTAGAGGGAAAAAGCAGCAAAAATTATGCAGTTATAAAGGCGATGGCATTCCAAGAGCCAGAACTACTGCATCAACTTTTAAATCACTTTGCAGAATCAATTGCAAACTACTTGTCCTATCAAATTCAATCTGGGGCCCAAGTAGTTCAAATGTTTGATTCATGGGCAGGACAATTAAGTCCACAAGATTATGACGAGTTTGCTGCCCCTTATCAACAAAAAGTAGTCAATTTAGTAAAAGAAAAACATCCAGATACACCTATGATTTTATATATCTCAGGTAGTGCGGGAGTTCTTGAAAGAATGGGACAAACCGGAGTAGATATAGTCTCTCTAGATTGGACTGTTGATATGGCAGATGGACTAAAAAGGCTGCCTCAAGCAGTTGGAGTCCAAGGAAATGTTGATCCAGGACTTTTGTTTGGTACTCCTGATGCGATCAGATCAAGAATTGTTGATGTCGTCAGAAAAGCGAAAGGAAGAAAACATATTCTTAACCTTGGTCATGGAATACTTCCAGGGACGCCAGAAGAAAATGCAAGAGTATTTTTCGAGGCTGGTAAAAATGTGAATGAACTTATAAAAGTTTCATCTTGA
- the clpB gene encoding ATP-dependent chaperone ClpB encodes MKVDPDDFTNNAWKAIIDAKDLALTEKHQTLETEHLLWSLLKKNEIAIKVIERSGGVIKNLLTEIEEFITNQPKMLKTQESIFFGKNISFSISRAKNIQQSFKDAFISSEHLVISLFDDKRICHRLFEQNEVHKNSLLEAVNAIRGDKKVTQKNAENSYEALQKYGTDLTFAARDGKLDPVIGRDEEIRRTIQILSRRTKNNPVLIGEAGVGKTAIIEGLAQRIINGDVPTALEERQLISLDMGALIAGAKFRGEFEERLKSVLKNVTDSEGKIILFIDEIHTVVGAGASGGAMDASNLLKPMLARGELRCIGATTINEHRENFEKDPALERRFQQILVKEPSVQDTISILRGLKERYEVHHGVRISDNALIAAAILSDRYIPERFLPDKAIDLIDESASRLKMEITSKPEEIDEIDRKIIQLEMEKLSLEGESDISSKERLELISAELALLTKNQIEVNKKWKQEKESIEEISTLKEEIEKVQLEIEKAKRNYDLNRAAELEYGTLVNYQQNLKSKELNLKNSSQNAEKSLLREEVVADDVAEIIAKWTSIPVKRLAQTEIEKLLNLESELQKKVIGQNKAVQSISSAIQRSRTGLSDPNRPIASFLFLGPTGVGKTELSKSLASQLFDSDNALIRIDMSEYMEKHSISRLIGAPPGYVGYEAGGQLTEAIRRKPYCVLLFDEIEKAHKDVFNILLQILDEGRVTDGQGRTTNFKNTIIILTSNLGSELIADKDMTNNLSTNIDELINQELKSNFRPEFLNRLDEIINFEPLKKETLLKVVNLQLNRLRERLEAKGIELEIDDNVLSLITEIGYNPSYGARPLKRVIQKEIESEIAKYILKGKYKNGSTIKIENKESKLIFN; translated from the coding sequence ATGAAGGTAGATCCTGATGATTTTACTAACAATGCTTGGAAAGCGATTATTGATGCAAAAGATTTAGCATTAACTGAAAAGCATCAGACTTTAGAAACAGAGCATCTTTTGTGGTCTCTCCTAAAGAAAAATGAAATAGCGATAAAAGTAATAGAAAGATCTGGCGGGGTAATAAAAAATCTACTCACAGAAATAGAAGAATTTATAACAAACCAACCAAAAATGCTGAAGACCCAAGAATCCATTTTCTTTGGCAAAAACATATCGTTTTCAATTTCAAGAGCAAAAAATATTCAACAATCTTTCAAAGATGCATTTATTTCAAGCGAACATTTAGTGATTTCCCTATTTGATGACAAGAGAATTTGTCATAGGTTATTTGAACAAAACGAAGTCCACAAAAACAGTCTTCTTGAGGCTGTAAATGCTATTAGAGGTGACAAAAAAGTGACCCAGAAAAATGCTGAAAATAGCTACGAAGCTCTGCAAAAGTACGGCACAGACCTTACTTTTGCCGCAAGAGATGGAAAATTAGATCCTGTAATTGGAAGAGATGAGGAAATCCGAAGAACGATTCAAATACTGAGCCGCAGGACTAAAAATAATCCCGTATTGATTGGGGAAGCTGGCGTGGGTAAAACAGCAATTATTGAGGGGTTAGCACAAAGAATTATCAACGGAGATGTTCCTACAGCCCTTGAAGAGCGTCAACTAATTTCCTTAGACATGGGGGCACTAATCGCAGGTGCAAAATTCCGGGGTGAATTTGAAGAGAGACTTAAGTCAGTTCTCAAAAATGTCACAGATTCAGAAGGAAAAATAATTTTATTCATAGATGAAATACATACTGTCGTCGGAGCAGGGGCAAGTGGTGGTGCAATGGACGCTAGTAACCTACTTAAACCAATGCTTGCTAGAGGTGAACTGAGATGTATTGGAGCAACAACCATCAATGAACATAGAGAAAATTTTGAGAAAGACCCTGCTCTGGAAAGAAGATTTCAGCAAATACTTGTAAAAGAACCCTCAGTTCAAGATACGATTTCGATATTACGTGGACTAAAAGAAAGATATGAAGTTCATCATGGTGTTCGTATCTCTGATAACGCCCTAATAGCTGCGGCGATATTGAGTGATAGGTATATACCCGAGAGGTTTTTACCTGATAAAGCTATTGATCTAATAGATGAATCAGCCTCACGTTTAAAGATGGAAATAACATCAAAACCAGAAGAAATTGATGAGATTGATAGAAAAATCATCCAACTTGAGATGGAGAAATTATCTTTGGAAGGTGAATCAGATATTTCAAGTAAAGAGAGACTCGAATTAATTTCTGCAGAACTAGCTTTATTAACAAAAAATCAAATAGAAGTAAATAAGAAATGGAAACAAGAAAAAGAATCAATCGAAGAAATTTCAACACTTAAAGAAGAAATTGAGAAAGTACAACTTGAAATAGAAAAAGCAAAAAGGAATTATGACCTCAACAGGGCTGCTGAACTTGAATACGGCACCCTTGTGAATTATCAACAAAATTTAAAATCTAAAGAACTGAATTTAAAAAATTCTTCTCAAAATGCAGAAAAATCACTTTTGAGAGAAGAGGTTGTAGCTGATGATGTAGCTGAAATAATTGCGAAGTGGACATCTATCCCAGTTAAAAGGCTTGCTCAAACTGAAATTGAAAAATTACTCAATCTTGAATCTGAGCTGCAAAAAAAAGTTATTGGTCAAAATAAAGCCGTCCAATCAATATCTTCCGCTATACAAAGATCTAGGACAGGACTTAGTGATCCAAACAGACCAATCGCAAGTTTTTTATTTTTAGGACCAACAGGCGTTGGGAAAACAGAATTGTCTAAGTCTTTAGCTTCTCAACTTTTTGATAGTGATAATGCCCTCATTAGAATTGACATGTCTGAATATATGGAAAAGCACTCTATAAGTCGCCTAATTGGCGCGCCTCCTGGTTACGTCGGCTACGAAGCAGGTGGACAATTAACAGAAGCAATCAGAAGAAAACCTTACTGCGTTTTGCTATTCGATGAAATTGAAAAAGCACATAAAGATGTTTTCAATATATTGCTACAAATACTTGACGAGGGCCGAGTAACTGATGGTCAAGGAAGAACAACAAACTTCAAAAACACTATTATCATTCTCACCAGTAATTTAGGAAGCGAATTAATCGCTGATAAGGATATGACGAATAATCTATCTACAAATATAGATGAACTTATTAATCAAGAGCTAAAATCAAATTTCAGACCTGAGTTCCTAAACAGACTTGATGAAATAATTAATTTCGAACCACTTAAAAAAGAAACTCTTCTTAAAGTAGTCAATTTACAATTAAACCGTTTAAGAGAAAGATTAGAAGCGAAAGGAATCGAGCTTGAAATTGATGATAATGTCCTATCTTTGATTACTGAAATTGGATACAATCCAAGCTATGGTGCTAGGCCCTTAAAAAGAGTTATTCAAAAAGAAATAGAAAGTGAAATAGCAAAATATATTCTTAAAGGCAAATATAAAAATGGAAGCACCATAAAAATAGAGAATAAAGAATCAAAATTAATTTTCAACTAA
- a CDS encoding 6-carboxytetrahydropterin synthase: MTIKDIPFNCSKHFKDYPCSHRQWKHKGHCRYVHGYSRSFTFCFASKKLDENGFVVDFSSLRPLEEQLKDHFDHTFLVNFDDPLLETWKDLHSKEVLDLRVMNNVGMESTAELVWGWANDLLFSREKGRSCCWKAIAHENDVNSASYSFIPEWFNTKYSKTS; this comes from the coding sequence ATGACGATTAAAGATATTCCATTTAATTGCTCAAAGCATTTTAAAGACTATCCATGTTCTCACCGTCAATGGAAACATAAAGGTCACTGTCGTTATGTTCATGGATATAGTCGAAGCTTTACTTTTTGCTTTGCTTCAAAAAAACTTGATGAAAATGGCTTCGTTGTCGATTTCTCAAGTCTGAGACCTTTGGAAGAGCAATTAAAAGATCATTTTGATCATACTTTTCTAGTCAATTTTGATGATCCTCTTCTTGAAACTTGGAAAGACCTTCACTCTAAAGAAGTCCTAGATCTTAGAGTTATGAACAATGTGGGTATGGAATCGACTGCTGAATTAGTGTGGGGATGGGCTAATGATTTATTATTTTCAAGAGAGAAAGGTAGATCTTGTTGTTGGAAAGCAATAGCACATGAAAATGATGTTAATTCCGCTAGTTATAGCTTCATCCCAGAGTGGTTCAATACTAAATATAGTAAGACTTCTTGA
- a CDS encoding RNA polymerase sigma factor RpoD/SigA: MSSLSDFLGEIGKHELLTPEQELTLGREVQSMVALNERCQQAGGNGPECEYSSAEKKRLKAGERAKNQMITANLRLVVNLAKRYQGKGLDLLDLIQEGTLGLTRAVEKYDPKRGHRFSTYAYWWIRQGLNRALSTQSRTIRIPVNINEKLTKLRAAKSRLMQELGVHPSTNQIATQMKIPLEEVEELLACELRSITVSLQGAIKSKAEPSELVDILPSEEAPPMELAELAERSASAWSLLEKSNLTPKERTILSLRFGLDGSNEWRTLAEVARQMNCSREYCRQVVQRALRKLRKTGVQSGLLESSI; encoded by the coding sequence GTGAGTTCTTTAAGCGACTTTCTTGGAGAAATAGGAAAACACGAATTGCTCACACCAGAGCAAGAACTCACATTGGGTAGAGAAGTGCAATCAATGGTTGCACTTAATGAACGCTGCCAACAAGCTGGAGGAAATGGGCCAGAGTGCGAATATTCAAGCGCAGAGAAAAAAAGGCTTAAAGCAGGTGAGCGGGCCAAGAATCAAATGATCACAGCAAATTTGAGGCTTGTTGTGAATTTAGCCAAGCGCTATCAAGGAAAAGGGCTTGACCTTCTTGATTTAATTCAAGAAGGCACCTTAGGGTTAACGAGAGCTGTTGAAAAATACGATCCAAAAAGGGGGCATCGATTTTCAACTTATGCTTACTGGTGGATTAGACAAGGACTAAATAGAGCGCTGTCAACGCAAAGTAGAACCATACGAATCCCTGTAAACATTAATGAAAAACTAACAAAGCTTCGTGCTGCCAAGTCTCGACTAATGCAAGAACTTGGAGTTCATCCCTCAACCAACCAAATAGCCACACAGATGAAAATCCCTTTAGAAGAAGTAGAAGAATTGCTTGCATGCGAATTGAGAAGTATTACAGTTAGCTTGCAAGGTGCAATCAAATCCAAAGCAGAGCCCTCTGAGCTTGTGGATATTCTTCCAAGTGAGGAAGCACCTCCCATGGAACTTGCTGAATTAGCCGAAAGGAGTGCATCAGCTTGGTCTTTATTGGAAAAATCAAATCTCACCCCCAAAGAGCGAACGATACTAAGTCTTCGATTTGGTCTTGATGGTTCAAATGAATGGAGGACGCTAGCGGAAGTCGCCAGACAAATGAATTGCAGCAGAGAATATTGCAGACAAGTAGTTCAACGTGCATTAAGAAAATTAAGAAAGACAGGGGTTCAAAGTGGTCTTTTAGAGTCAAGTATTTAA
- a CDS encoding YkvA family protein — translation MVSSRDSNKEVFEAEVLESSVIDEGVLKKILLRAGRVIAQPALEGFELIMDNSTPPQVRLSIMGALTYLIVPFDLIPDFIPASGFSDDLVALTAVISLWQHHITPEIKFKAKSKLDKWFPL, via the coding sequence GTGGTTAGTTCAAGAGACTCCAATAAAGAAGTTTTTGAAGCAGAAGTACTTGAAAGTTCTGTTATCGATGAGGGGGTACTTAAAAAGATCTTATTAAGAGCAGGCAGAGTAATTGCACAGCCTGCTTTAGAAGGATTTGAACTCATCATGGATAATTCAACTCCTCCTCAGGTGAGGTTATCCATTATGGGAGCACTTACTTATTTAATTGTTCCTTTTGATTTAATTCCCGACTTTATTCCTGCCTCAGGTTTTAGCGATGATCTTGTGGCCTTAACAGCTGTAATTAGTCTATGGCAACATCACATTACTCCAGAGATAAAATTCAAAGCAAAATCAAAGCTGGATAAATGGTTTCCACTATGA
- a CDS encoding NAD(P)-dependent oxidoreductase: MKNEIILITGASGCVGQYIANWLIENSTSELFLWVRDPKKITSINLENPRIKFLVGDLREANKFKKEISEVNRVIHTATAWGDPKRAKEVNIDAVKNLLNLLNPSNIKQIIYFSTASVLDRNLNLLPEAFTYGTEYIQTKAQCLRELESHQLATKIIAVFPTLVFGGRLDGKSKFPTSYLTEGLRDALKWIWLARWIKLSSRFHFIHAADIAFICGHLATSDFEPVQPFSATKIKKLVLGQPYTSIDVVIQTLLIWKGMRKVPQIPIVPWLIELLTILLPIQMTNWDRFSLRQKHFIHEPVTSPETFGGISHAKTLSQVLHNSGLTKQ, encoded by the coding sequence TTGAAAAACGAAATAATTCTGATTACTGGAGCAAGTGGATGTGTTGGGCAATACATAGCAAATTGGCTAATCGAAAACTCAACTTCAGAATTATTTTTATGGGTTAGAGATCCTAAAAAAATAACTTCAATAAATTTAGAAAACCCAAGGATTAAATTTTTAGTCGGAGATTTGAGAGAAGCAAATAAGTTCAAGAAAGAAATTTCAGAAGTGAACAGAGTTATTCATACTGCGACTGCTTGGGGTGATCCTAAAAGGGCGAAAGAAGTCAATATTGATGCAGTAAAAAATTTGCTCAATTTACTAAATCCTTCCAATATCAAACAAATTATTTATTTCTCAACTGCAAGTGTTCTTGATAGAAACTTAAATTTGTTACCGGAAGCTTTTACCTATGGAACAGAGTACATACAAACAAAAGCACAATGCCTCAGAGAGCTTGAATCTCATCAGCTTGCAACGAAGATCATAGCTGTTTTCCCAACACTAGTTTTTGGCGGACGTTTAGACGGTAAAAGTAAATTTCCAACTAGTTATCTTACCGAAGGACTTAGAGATGCATTGAAATGGATCTGGCTGGCTAGATGGATAAAATTATCCTCAAGGTTTCATTTTATTCACGCAGCAGATATCGCTTTCATTTGCGGGCATCTAGCTACCTCTGATTTCGAGCCTGTACAACCTTTTTCTGCCACTAAAATAAAAAAATTAGTTTTAGGGCAACCCTATACAAGTATTGATGTAGTCATTCAGACGCTTCTAATATGGAAAGGAATGAGAAAAGTCCCTCAAATCCCTATTGTGCCTTGGCTTATTGAACTTTTAACTATATTACTACCAATTCAAATGACAAATTGGGATAGATTTAGTCTTAGACAAAAACACTTTATACATGAGCCCGTAACCTCTCCTGAAACCTTTGGAGGTATAAGTCATGCCAAAACGTTAAGTCAAGTTTTACATAATTCTGGTTTAACTAAACAATAA
- the petE gene encoding plastocyanin, whose product MIRSISTALFAFFAFLVIGVTNVNASTVEVKLGTDAGMLAFEPSTLNISAGDTVKFVNNKLAPHNAVFDGNDDLSHPDLAFAPGESWERTFSTAGTYDFYCEPHRGAGMVGKIVVN is encoded by the coding sequence ATGATTCGTTCGATTTCAACAGCGTTATTTGCTTTCTTTGCATTCCTAGTAATTGGTGTAACCAATGTGAATGCTTCAACTGTTGAAGTTAAGCTTGGTACAGATGCAGGAATGCTTGCTTTCGAACCAAGCACCCTAAACATAAGCGCTGGTGACACCGTAAAGTTTGTAAATAACAAACTAGCCCCTCATAATGCTGTTTTTGACGGGAATGATGACCTAAGTCATCCAGATTTAGCTTTTGCCCCAGGAGAGTCTTGGGAGAGGACTTTTAGCACAGCTGGAACATACGACTTTTACTGCGAGCCTCATAGAGGTGCAGGAATGGTTGGTAAAATCGTAGTGAACTAA
- the hisIE gene encoding bifunctional phosphoribosyl-AMP cyclohydrolase/phosphoribosyl-ATP diphosphatase HisIE — protein sequence MLFIDNLHFDQNGLIPAIAQDWLDGSILMMAWMNKESITKTLESGEVHYWSRSRKELWHKGKTSGHFQKLKGIRTDCDTDTILLSIEQVGSIACHTGKRSCFFKDLETNEDVLYPPSDACSELFKVIESRKNNPEEGSYTNTLLKEGDNKILKKIGEETAEFIMACKDKSPISVANEAADILFHLQVALAHQNVSWTEVLKVLVNRKGAPRRNL from the coding sequence ATGCTTTTTATAGATAATCTTCATTTTGATCAAAACGGCTTGATCCCAGCCATAGCACAAGATTGGCTCGATGGCTCAATTTTAATGATGGCATGGATGAACAAAGAATCCATTACAAAAACATTAGAATCTGGTGAAGTTCACTATTGGAGTCGTTCAAGAAAAGAACTTTGGCACAAAGGAAAAACAAGCGGACATTTTCAAAAATTGAAAGGAATTAGGACTGATTGCGATACAGATACAATACTTTTGTCAATTGAGCAAGTAGGTTCAATTGCATGCCATACAGGAAAAAGAAGTTGTTTTTTTAAAGATTTAGAAACAAATGAAGACGTTCTTTACCCTCCATCTGATGCTTGTAGTGAATTATTCAAAGTAATAGAGAGTCGTAAGAATAATCCTGAGGAGGGAAGCTATACAAATACTCTTCTGAAGGAAGGCGATAATAAAATCCTAAAAAAGATAGGCGAAGAGACAGCAGAATTTATAATGGCTTGTAAAGATAAAAGTCCAATTTCAGTAGCTAATGAGGCTGCAGATATACTTTTCCATCTCCAAGTAGCCTTAGCTCACCAAAACGTTTCATGGACAGAAGTTCTAAAAGTTTTAGTCAATAGAAAAGGCGCTCCCAGAAGAAATCTGTAG